The Ochrobactrum quorumnocens genome has a segment encoding these proteins:
- a CDS encoding ABC transporter ATP-binding protein, translating into MSAAIEIRNVTKNFGNVTVLDDISLKVNAGEFVAFLGPSGCGKSTLLRMIAGLETLSSGEVHLGGKRIDELKPGARGVAMVFQSYALYPHMTVRQNLSFGLENIKAPKNEIDRRVNSAAQILEISTCLDRKPQQLSGGQRQRVAIGRAIVKEPKAFLFDEPLSNLDAALRGRTRLELASLHQRLGATMVFVTHDQVEAMTLADRIVVMNACKIEQIGTPTEIYQKPATRFVAGFVGTPAMSFLPVLSAQADIDRTIIDVGGIGSLRLQMREDSSNIITMGVRPEDVKVVNPAEIGCVKAKVEIVERLGERTLLYTRLHNGSQLTAQADGRTSIKAKDEIYLKLNLNFVHLFAQDGRTLPTKVGTS; encoded by the coding sequence ATGTCGGCAGCGATTGAAATACGCAATGTCACAAAAAACTTCGGCAACGTCACGGTTCTCGATGACATCTCCCTAAAAGTTAATGCAGGCGAGTTTGTTGCATTTCTTGGGCCGTCAGGTTGCGGAAAATCAACATTGCTTCGCATGATTGCCGGCTTAGAAACCTTGTCGTCTGGTGAGGTTCATCTCGGCGGCAAGCGGATTGATGAACTCAAGCCAGGCGCACGGGGAGTTGCCATGGTTTTTCAGTCATATGCGCTTTATCCGCATATGACTGTTCGACAGAACCTGTCATTCGGTCTTGAAAACATTAAAGCACCAAAAAACGAGATTGATCGGCGCGTGAACAGTGCCGCTCAAATTCTGGAAATCTCAACATGTCTCGACAGAAAGCCACAACAGCTTTCAGGTGGGCAGCGTCAGCGTGTTGCTATTGGACGTGCGATTGTTAAAGAGCCCAAAGCGTTTCTGTTTGATGAACCGCTTTCCAATCTTGATGCCGCGTTACGTGGCCGGACGCGCCTTGAATTAGCAAGCTTGCATCAGCGGCTTGGCGCAACAATGGTCTTCGTTACACACGATCAGGTGGAAGCAATGACGCTTGCAGACCGTATCGTTGTCATGAATGCATGCAAAATTGAGCAAATTGGTACGCCAACAGAAATCTACCAAAAGCCGGCCACACGTTTCGTGGCGGGGTTTGTTGGGACACCCGCGATGAGCTTCCTACCAGTGTTGTCTGCGCAGGCAGACATTGACCGGACTATCATAGATGTTGGTGGCATTGGGAGCCTCCGCCTTCAAATGCGTGAAGATAGTTCGAACATAATAACGATGGGTGTTCGTCCTGAAGATGTGAAGGTTGTAAACCCGGCGGAAATTGGCTGTGTAAAGGCAAAAGTTGAAATTGTTGAACGTCTCGGTGAACGAACTTTGCTTTATACACGCTTGCACAATGGATCACAGTTGACCGCGCAGGCCGATGGTCGAACATCAATCAAAGCAAAAGACGAAATTTATCTGAAATTAAATTTGAATTTTGTGCATCTGTTTGCTCAAGATGGAAGGACCCTGCCAACGAAGGTTGGCACGTCATGA
- a CDS encoding Fic family protein — MLLGQKKPFSGQVSFFHDRRLPERAIPVGYASLIDAFELAVPVPINLAAIGARHKVYQADDWKLYTPRHQPDASLTGHLTFALRYEGLDLAVLKALFQATGPRPLIEIVHAAPTGAYARRLWFLYEWLLDTRLDLDDATQGTYALVVDPDLQWAIDGTTSSRHRVKNNLPGTPAFCPMIFRTPKLDAFIARDLGEEARRLIAEVPADLLARTAAFLLLKDSRSSFQIEGEDPPRDRIQRWGQVIAEAGRHPIDRAELERLQRIVIGDARFVHLGLRADSGFVGEHDRLSGAPIPDHVSARHDDLPTLIEGLTAFDRGAARQLDPVLAGATLAFGFVYIHPFEDGNGRLHRYVIHHVLAERGFNPPGLVFPVSAVILDRIDEYRHVLETYSRRLLPFVRWRPTEQGNVEVLNETVDFYRYFDATPHAEFLFECVARTIDIDLPAETAFLKTYDSFKNEVSRMIDMPDRLLDLLFRFLSQNGGKLSKRAREREFAGLAEEEAAHIELIYTELLQS; from the coding sequence ATGCTTCTTGGGCAAAAGAAGCCATTTTCAGGCCAAGTAAGCTTTTTTCACGACCGTCGCCTGCCGGAACGAGCAATCCCGGTCGGATACGCGTCCCTAATCGACGCTTTCGAGCTCGCTGTTCCCGTGCCGATCAACCTCGCCGCCATCGGTGCGCGCCACAAAGTCTATCAAGCTGACGACTGGAAGCTTTATACGCCACGCCACCAACCAGACGCTAGTCTCACAGGTCATCTGACCTTCGCTTTACGTTACGAAGGTCTGGACCTAGCCGTCCTTAAAGCCCTGTTTCAGGCTACTGGGCCAAGGCCACTTATCGAGATCGTGCATGCAGCGCCGACCGGTGCGTATGCGCGGCGTCTCTGGTTTCTTTATGAATGGCTGCTCGACACCAGGCTCGATCTCGATGATGCAACCCAAGGCACATACGCCCTGGTCGTCGATCCCGATCTGCAGTGGGCAATCGATGGGACGACATCCTCTCGCCATCGGGTGAAGAATAATCTGCCGGGCACACCCGCCTTCTGCCCGATGATCTTCCGCACACCCAAGCTGGATGCTTTTATCGCCCGAGATCTCGGCGAGGAGGCTCGGCGCCTGATCGCTGAGGTGCCGGCCGATTTGCTTGCCCGTACTGCGGCCTTCCTGCTCCTTAAGGATTCACGGTCGAGTTTCCAGATTGAAGGCGAAGACCCTCCCCGGGACCGCATTCAACGCTGGGGACAGGTTATCGCGGAGGCCGGTCGCCATCCAATCGACCGTGCCGAACTGGAACGATTGCAGCGCATCGTTATTGGCGATGCGCGTTTCGTGCACCTTGGCCTGCGCGCTGATAGCGGCTTTGTCGGAGAGCATGATCGCCTGAGCGGCGCGCCCATTCCGGATCATGTCAGCGCCCGGCATGACGATCTGCCAACTCTGATCGAAGGATTGACCGCATTCGACCGCGGTGCAGCACGGCAACTGGACCCGGTATTAGCCGGGGCCACCCTTGCTTTCGGCTTCGTCTATATCCATCCGTTTGAGGACGGAAATGGACGCCTGCATCGTTACGTCATCCATCATGTTTTGGCGGAACGCGGTTTCAATCCGCCTGGGTTGGTGTTTCCTGTCTCGGCAGTCATTCTCGACCGCATTGATGAGTACCGGCACGTGTTGGAGACCTATTCCCGTCGCCTGTTGCCTTTTGTCCGCTGGCGACCGACCGAGCAAGGCAATGTCGAGGTGCTGAACGAGACGGTCGATTTTTATCGATATTTCGACGCAACGCCCCATGCGGAATTCCTGTTCGAATGCGTGGCGCGTACCATTGATATTGACCTGCCAGCAGAGACCGCCTTCCTGAAAACCTATGATAGTTTCAAGAATGAGGTCTCGCGCATGATTGACATGCCGGACAGGCTGCTCGATCTCCTGTTCCGCTTTCTAAGCCAGAATGGCGGTAAGCTGTCGAAGCGTGCTCGCGAAAGGGAGTTTGCCGGCCTAGCTGAAGAGGAGGCTGCGCATATCGAGCTCATCTACACTGAATTGCTGCAGTCCTGA
- a CDS encoding ArsR/SmtB family transcription factor — protein sequence MAQNFLVLTADDALPVLRGLASAARLEILKTLHNRGPLNINELAERLGQPQSSVSANISMLEEVGLIQTETRKARKGSQKICKALHEEVMLVFNADADRPSNDWIEVEMPVGLYTGFDVTAPCGMCSDEKIIGYLDNPDTFLNPERMKAGLVWFTRGYIDYQFPNNARIDGKSITELELVLELSSEVPGTSEEWPSDIDVFLNGVKLATWTSPGDFGDQRGKYTPDWWKLHGSQYGVLKSWRVTTAGTFIDGTRMSEVTINDLGLKDHRSIRIRIGVSDTAKNPGGVNIFGREFGNYNQGIKLRVRT from the coding sequence ATGGCACAAAATTTTCTTGTTCTCACGGCAGATGATGCCTTGCCGGTGTTGCGTGGGCTCGCATCGGCAGCTCGATTGGAAATTTTGAAAACCCTACATAATCGGGGGCCCCTCAATATCAACGAGTTGGCGGAGCGTTTAGGACAGCCGCAGTCCAGTGTATCGGCCAATATTTCGATGCTTGAAGAAGTTGGTTTGATTCAGACCGAAACACGTAAAGCGCGTAAGGGTAGTCAAAAGATCTGCAAAGCTCTGCACGAAGAGGTGATGTTGGTCTTTAATGCTGATGCGGATAGGCCAAGCAATGACTGGATCGAAGTTGAAATGCCAGTCGGGCTTTATACTGGTTTTGACGTCACGGCACCGTGCGGAATGTGTTCTGATGAAAAAATCATTGGATACCTTGATAATCCAGACACGTTCCTCAACCCAGAGCGCATGAAGGCAGGACTGGTTTGGTTCACGCGGGGCTATATTGACTATCAGTTTCCCAATAATGCGCGCATTGATGGCAAAAGCATCACCGAACTGGAACTTGTACTGGAGCTCTCATCAGAAGTTCCAGGCACATCAGAAGAATGGCCTTCAGATATTGATGTTTTTCTCAATGGAGTAAAGCTTGCAACCTGGACGTCGCCGGGAGATTTCGGCGATCAGCGCGGAAAATATACGCCAGATTGGTGGAAGCTGCATGGTAGCCAGTATGGTGTCTTAAAGTCATGGCGCGTGACCACTGCGGGTACGTTTATCGACGGTACGCGTATGTCTGAAGTCACAATCAATGACCTTGGCTTGAAAGATCATCGTTCAATAAGGATTCGTATCGGAGTTTCCGATACAGCTAAAAATCCAGGCGGAGTGAATATTTTTGGCCGCGAATTTGGTAATTATAATCAAGGTATTAAGCTTCGAGTTCGCACTTGA
- a CDS encoding alpha-N-arabinofuranosidase, with the protein MHADVTANRGFKVAEIDPRLYGSFIEHLGRAIYTGIYEPDHKTANAHGFREDVLDLVRELDVPVVRYPGGNFVSAYNWEDGIGPKEDRPVRLDLAWHTSESNAVGIHEFADWAKAAGTEMMLAVNLGSRGLDAARNFLEYVNHPGGSYWSDLRQKNGQSEPWNVKLWCLGNEMDGPWQIGQKTADEYGRIAFETAKAMRAFDKSIELVVCGSSSPKMATYPEWEATVLDYTYDVVDYISLHMYFDNHAGNTAEYLAQNARLEQYIDTIAGVITFTKAKKRSKKDVYISFDEWNVWYHSREADRKVLEGRDGWPHAPELLEDIYNFEDVLQVGCIINSFIRRSDVVRIGCLAQLVNVIAPIMTVPGGPAWKQTIFYPFLFASKYGRGTALRLNVECRTYKSEFCDNVPYLDVSAVENNTGVSLFVVNRHEDEAIDLNIALDGYQDLRVLEDKMIIHPDLRAVNGPQSEVVGPQNGEGTVAVDGRVKARISPLSYRMIRLEAKHVGSD; encoded by the coding sequence ATGCATGCAGACGTTACCGCAAATCGCGGTTTCAAAGTCGCGGAAATTGACCCGCGTCTATACGGTTCTTTTATCGAGCATCTTGGCCGAGCCATTTATACGGGTATTTATGAGCCGGACCATAAAACAGCAAATGCACATGGTTTCCGAGAAGATGTTCTTGATCTAGTTCGAGAGCTTGATGTTCCGGTCGTTCGTTATCCCGGGGGCAATTTCGTATCTGCTTATAATTGGGAAGATGGTATCGGCCCGAAAGAGGACCGCCCAGTACGCCTTGATCTTGCATGGCACACATCGGAGAGTAATGCAGTTGGTATTCATGAGTTCGCTGATTGGGCAAAAGCCGCAGGCACTGAGATGATGCTTGCTGTGAACCTTGGTTCACGTGGCCTTGATGCAGCACGCAATTTTCTGGAATACGTTAATCATCCCGGTGGAAGTTACTGGTCAGATTTGCGTCAAAAGAACGGGCAAAGCGAACCGTGGAATGTAAAGTTATGGTGCCTCGGCAATGAAATGGACGGACCATGGCAGATAGGTCAAAAGACTGCCGATGAGTATGGCCGAATAGCATTCGAAACTGCCAAAGCGATGCGTGCTTTCGACAAATCAATTGAGCTGGTTGTGTGCGGATCGTCATCACCCAAAATGGCCACATATCCTGAATGGGAAGCGACTGTTCTTGATTATACATATGACGTCGTCGATTACATCAGCCTGCATATGTATTTCGATAATCATGCTGGAAATACGGCTGAATACTTAGCCCAGAATGCGCGTCTGGAACAATATATAGATACTATCGCAGGCGTTATAACCTTCACAAAGGCAAAAAAGCGTTCAAAGAAAGATGTCTATATCAGCTTTGATGAGTGGAATGTCTGGTATCACTCCCGCGAAGCTGACCGCAAGGTTCTTGAAGGTCGGGATGGCTGGCCCCATGCGCCGGAGTTGCTTGAGGACATCTATAATTTTGAAGATGTTTTGCAGGTCGGTTGCATTATTAACAGCTTCATTCGGCGTTCTGATGTCGTGCGGATCGGCTGTTTGGCACAATTGGTAAATGTTATTGCACCAATCATGACTGTCCCGGGTGGGCCGGCTTGGAAGCAAACCATTTTCTACCCCTTTCTTTTTGCATCAAAATATGGACGCGGCACTGCCTTACGTTTGAACGTAGAATGCCGGACCTACAAGTCGGAGTTCTGCGATAATGTGCCGTATCTTGATGTTTCTGCGGTAGAGAATAACACAGGCGTCTCTCTATTTGTCGTCAATCGTCACGAAGATGAAGCTATCGATCTCAATATCGCACTTGATGGCTATCAGGATCTCCGGGTGCTGGAAGATAAGATGATCATTCATCCTGACTTGCGGGCAGTGAACGGTCCTCAAAGTGAGGTTGTAGGGCCACAGAATGGTGAAGGTACAGTTGCTGTTGATGGTCGCGTAAAGGCGCGTATTTCTCCGCTCAGCTACCGGATGATCCGTCTGGAGGCGAAGCATGTCGGCAGCGATTGA
- a CDS encoding type II toxin-antitoxin system ParD family antitoxin yields MATMNVSLPHPMKEWVEAQAKTGRYSNVSDYVRDLIRKDQMRGDKIAAMQRFVDDGLQSGKGTRSRDDLFAIAIANAEKSLKRN; encoded by the coding sequence ATGGCTACGATGAATGTATCGCTCCCTCATCCCATGAAAGAATGGGTTGAGGCGCAGGCCAAAACAGGGCGCTATTCGAACGTAAGTGATTATGTGCGCGACTTGATCCGTAAGGATCAGATGCGTGGCGATAAGATCGCAGCAATGCAGCGATTTGTCGACGATGGCCTACAAAGTGGCAAGGGAACTCGTTCGCGTGATGATCTCTTCGCTATTGCAATTGCTAACGCGGAAAAATCTCTGAAACGCAACTAA
- a CDS encoding type II toxin-antitoxin system RelE/ParE family toxin, with protein MIFSLSVQAEEDIIAIAEHGIAIFGPIQAKRYHSDLFNTLDLIAKNPQMAREREEISTPVRIHPFKAHLIVYQIEQNGSVFVLRIRNAFEDWISDPL; from the coding sequence ATGATATTCAGTCTCTCAGTTCAGGCGGAAGAAGATATAATTGCTATTGCAGAGCACGGCATAGCAATATTCGGACCTATACAGGCCAAACGATATCATTCGGACCTGTTTAACACGTTGGATCTGATTGCCAAAAATCCACAAATGGCACGCGAACGGGAAGAAATCTCTACACCTGTTCGTATTCATCCGTTTAAAGCTCATCTAATTGTTTATCAAATCGAACAAAACGGATCCGTATTTGTACTTAGGATACGGAATGCATTTGAAGACTGGATTAGCGACCCTCTCTAA
- a CDS encoding carbohydrate ABC transporter permease produces the protein MKERYSNTLFVAPFMLMFIVMLVIPLFWGMWLSLLKVDLFSPGQFVELRNYERLFNDRVFLQALRNTAVFVVFSVPTLVVIGLGLALALNRPGRLSSILRGTFFASSVLSVTIVTLIWRIVFIPNEGLMAMIFSKLGLEPIGFLSTSGWSLFSVGVATVWWCIGLPMMLFLAALQQIPRDIYEAAALDNTSHRRVLTHITLPQIMRTLILVTIIQIVMQFQLFGQALLMTNGGPSGSSRPIVMYIYETGFVRWEIGKAAAASEVLFMIILLAAMAQYFLTRRKEGRT, from the coding sequence ATGAAAGAGCGTTACAGCAATACACTTTTCGTTGCTCCATTCATGCTGATGTTCATCGTCATGCTTGTCATCCCTTTGTTTTGGGGCATGTGGCTTTCATTGCTGAAAGTGGATTTGTTTTCGCCCGGACAGTTTGTTGAGCTGCGGAATTACGAACGTCTCTTTAATGATCGGGTTTTTCTTCAGGCATTACGCAATACGGCCGTTTTTGTGGTGTTTTCTGTTCCAACACTCGTAGTTATCGGACTGGGACTTGCACTGGCACTCAATAGACCTGGTCGTCTATCCTCCATATTGAGGGGAACGTTTTTTGCGTCGTCGGTACTATCTGTTACTATTGTGACGCTTATCTGGCGCATTGTTTTCATCCCGAATGAAGGGCTGATGGCGATGATCTTTTCCAAACTTGGATTAGAGCCGATAGGATTTCTGTCAACATCCGGTTGGTCGCTATTTTCGGTTGGGGTTGCAACGGTATGGTGGTGCATTGGACTGCCGATGATGTTGTTTCTTGCGGCTTTACAACAAATCCCGCGTGACATTTACGAAGCGGCGGCACTAGATAACACATCACATCGTCGCGTTTTGACACATATAACGCTTCCACAAATCATGCGAACGCTCATTCTCGTGACGATTATTCAAATTGTGATGCAATTTCAGCTTTTCGGTCAGGCCTTGCTGATGACCAATGGTGGCCCATCGGGGTCGTCACGTCCAATCGTTATGTATATCTACGAAACTGGTTTTGTTCGCTGGGAGATTGGCAAGGCTGCTGCGGCCTCTGAAGTGTTATTCATGATCATTCTGCTCGCAGCGATGGCGCAATATTTCCTAACCCGACGCAAGGAGGGCAGAACATGA
- a CDS encoding ABC transporter ATP-binding protein yields MSELSIANVKKSYGTVDIIHGVDVEINDGEFVILVGPSGCGKSTLLRMIAGLEDITSGQISIGGRVVNNLQPKDRDIAMVFQNYALYPQMTVAQNMGFALELAGSSKQDIAKKVNEAAEILGLQPLLARKPAQLSGGQRQRVAMGRAIVRNPKVFLFDEPLSNLDAKLRVKMRAEIKALHQRLNTTIVYVTHDQIEAMTMADKIVVLNSGRVEQIGSPLELYDRPKNVFVAGFLGSPAMNFFSGTLKDAKQLNLESGLIVNVAGAPSDAVGKKVVFGIRPENISTGGPDDVEAVVKVVEPTGSETHVVLDVQGQELTWVVRERISLAVGQSLQVSFASTKAHFFNKETHRRY; encoded by the coding sequence ATGTCTGAATTGAGCATTGCGAATGTCAAGAAATCTTATGGTACAGTCGATATCATCCATGGTGTCGATGTCGAGATTAACGATGGCGAGTTTGTCATTCTTGTTGGGCCTTCGGGCTGCGGAAAATCGACGCTGCTGCGCATGATTGCAGGTCTCGAAGACATCACATCAGGACAGATCAGCATCGGCGGGCGCGTCGTTAATAATCTTCAGCCCAAGGACCGCGACATTGCGATGGTTTTCCAGAACTATGCGCTTTATCCTCAGATGACTGTTGCCCAGAATATGGGCTTTGCGCTGGAGCTTGCAGGCTCCAGCAAACAAGATATAGCCAAGAAAGTGAATGAAGCAGCGGAGATTTTAGGCCTTCAACCGCTTCTTGCTCGCAAGCCTGCACAGTTGTCTGGTGGACAGCGTCAGCGTGTTGCGATGGGGCGTGCGATCGTACGCAACCCGAAAGTCTTTTTGTTTGACGAACCGCTGTCGAACCTTGATGCAAAGCTTCGCGTTAAAATGCGCGCCGAAATTAAAGCGCTGCATCAGCGGCTAAATACTACCATTGTCTATGTGACGCACGACCAGATCGAAGCAATGACAATGGCTGACAAAATCGTAGTTCTCAATTCAGGCAGAGTTGAACAGATCGGATCGCCATTAGAGCTTTATGATCGCCCGAAGAATGTATTCGTTGCAGGCTTTCTTGGATCTCCTGCAATGAACTTCTTTAGCGGAACGCTCAAAGATGCAAAGCAACTGAATTTGGAAAGCGGCCTGATTGTAAACGTCGCTGGCGCGCCGTCTGATGCCGTTGGTAAAAAGGTTGTTTTTGGCATCAGACCCGAAAACATTTCAACAGGTGGCCCTGATGACGTAGAGGCGGTTGTGAAAGTGGTAGAACCTACCGGCTCTGAAACGCACGTTGTTTTAGACGTCCAAGGCCAGGAACTAACTTGGGTAGTTCGTGAGCGCATTTCTTTGGCCGTCGGTCAGTCGTTGCAAGTATCCTTTGCATCCACAAAAGCCCATTTTTTTAATAAAGAAACTCACCGAAGATATTAG
- a CDS encoding extracellular solute-binding protein gives MKRILLGSVFGFYSLMSVAQAEVTINLQRFFGACEAEYGKSTDVSKAVGECGIITTLVNKFQQDNPDIKVNVTTVEWPGYDQLNAQLASRSAPDVVSMHYSIIPDYQSRGLIEPIDELLTSAGVDLSTFTDVAKSGVTKEEAVYGLPFDTWTMLFHINMNLMKEAGLVNPDGTPILPTSVDELFVQGTQFKEKTGKPYFVQITANESAAYARLFYTWLQQQNSDFFANPAEIKLKSPEGVAALSLMKKIYTEGLSTKDMDYAASVAAFSQGAGGIAVNGTWLIGTFDEQAKKPGNPLSDGYRVYPVSQLFPEKNATYADGHAWVLPKRDRSDEQSAAIGKLFKFLADNETEWARTGHLPAIQSIIDSETFAAMPHRSDVEKIATTGQTLPPQVQRQFAIQDILAEELNAAIVGNKPIEEALTESENRINDLLGDL, from the coding sequence ATGAAACGAATTTTACTTGGAAGTGTATTTGGTTTCTATAGCCTGATGTCGGTTGCGCAAGCGGAAGTAACGATCAATCTGCAACGTTTCTTCGGTGCTTGCGAAGCCGAATATGGCAAGAGTACGGATGTTTCAAAAGCTGTCGGTGAATGCGGCATCATAACCACTCTGGTTAATAAATTTCAGCAAGATAACCCTGATATAAAAGTGAATGTCACTACCGTCGAGTGGCCCGGTTATGATCAGCTTAATGCACAGTTGGCCTCTCGGTCTGCTCCAGATGTGGTGAGCATGCATTATTCGATCATACCTGACTATCAGTCGCGTGGATTGATCGAGCCGATCGACGAGCTTTTGACCAGCGCAGGCGTTGATTTGTCAACCTTCACTGATGTGGCCAAAAGTGGCGTGACAAAAGAAGAGGCTGTTTATGGTCTGCCTTTTGACACGTGGACAATGTTGTTTCATATCAATATGAATCTGATGAAAGAAGCGGGTTTGGTAAACCCGGATGGCACGCCAATTCTGCCGACGAGTGTCGATGAATTGTTTGTTCAAGGTACCCAGTTTAAGGAGAAGACTGGAAAACCTTATTTTGTGCAAATCACGGCGAACGAAAGCGCGGCCTATGCAAGGCTATTCTACACCTGGTTGCAGCAACAGAATTCAGATTTCTTTGCCAATCCAGCCGAGATAAAGCTGAAATCGCCAGAGGGTGTGGCGGCGCTTTCGCTGATGAAGAAGATTTATACTGAGGGACTAAGTACAAAGGATATGGATTACGCCGCCTCGGTGGCAGCCTTTAGTCAGGGGGCAGGTGGTATTGCGGTGAATGGCACGTGGCTCATTGGTACATTCGACGAGCAAGCAAAAAAGCCGGGCAACCCTCTCTCAGACGGTTATCGCGTATATCCGGTATCTCAGTTGTTTCCTGAGAAAAACGCAACTTATGCCGATGGGCATGCATGGGTTCTTCCGAAAAGAGATAGATCAGATGAGCAAAGTGCGGCCATCGGCAAGCTGTTTAAGTTTCTAGCTGACAATGAAACCGAGTGGGCACGCACCGGGCATTTGCCTGCAATCCAGTCCATTATCGATTCAGAAACATTCGCAGCGATGCCACACCGCTCTGACGTCGAGAAAATTGCAACTACAGGCCAGACATTGCCACCACAAGTTCAACGGCAATTTGCTATCCAAGATATCTTAGCAGAAGAGCTAAATGCGGCTATCGTAGGAAACAAGCCTATAGAAGAAGCCCTTACGGAATCAGAAAACAGAATTAACGACCTTCTGGGAGACCTATAA
- a CDS encoding carbohydrate ABC transporter permease: MITTHKSNDRVILFGVTLLAIIMLAPFLWVVGLSFKANAELALGSEAVFSFPYTLRNYADIGQSSMVFRWLGNSFIVAVGMTFGVLVLSSLAGYAFARLEFPFRKVLFVIVLFGLAVPEQAVIIARHQMFTWIGWHNTYQALILPGLSAPFGVFLMTQFFKAIPPEIDEAALLDHASRFKIFWRVLLPLTLPAQATLGIFTFLHAWNDYWWPLISATNKEMYTLTVGIASSQTNFAQSEGLGFLTAQAVFASLPVIIVYVLFQKHIVTAVSGGAVK, from the coding sequence ATGATCACAACCCATAAAAGCAATGATCGTGTTATTCTGTTTGGTGTAACATTACTTGCAATAATTATGCTCGCACCGTTCCTGTGGGTCGTTGGTTTATCTTTTAAGGCGAATGCTGAATTGGCTTTGGGATCAGAAGCGGTATTCAGCTTCCCCTATACCTTGCGTAACTATGCTGACATTGGCCAATCCAGCATGGTCTTCCGTTGGCTGGGAAACAGTTTCATCGTGGCTGTTGGGATGACGTTTGGCGTTCTAGTGCTCTCATCATTGGCCGGTTATGCTTTTGCCCGACTGGAGTTTCCATTTCGAAAAGTCTTGTTTGTCATCGTATTGTTCGGCTTGGCGGTTCCAGAACAGGCGGTTATCATTGCCCGCCATCAGATGTTCACATGGATTGGTTGGCATAATACTTACCAGGCCTTGATTTTACCGGGACTGTCAGCACCTTTTGGTGTGTTCCTGATGACCCAGTTTTTTAAGGCCATACCGCCTGAAATTGATGAGGCAGCACTTCTCGATCACGCCTCGCGCTTTAAGATATTCTGGCGGGTTCTGTTGCCACTGACGCTACCGGCACAGGCAACACTTGGAATTTTTACATTTCTTCATGCCTGGAATGATTACTGGTGGCCTTTGATTTCTGCGACCAACAAAGAGATGTACACACTGACTGTGGGAATTGCTTCCAGTCAGACCAACTTTGCTCAAAGTGAAGGTCTTGGCTTTCTAACGGCTCAGGCTGTCTTCGCCAGTCTACCAGTGATCATCGTCTATGTTCTGTTTCAAAAACACATTGTTACCGCCGTGTCGGGTGGGGCGGTCAAATAG